The Clostridium sporogenes genome contains a region encoding:
- a CDS encoding FkbM family methyltransferase, with the protein MIIESLSEVFEENIKKKVIKKDVIIYGTGTIAKEVYEVLINSKYNVNCFINMNLNYTNEVKGLAKIKRADDNKITSELKEKTTIIISIFNSYADVHTIISQLKKLGFKNIICFTELIDIFENKFKERFYLNKKIDLFKDKEKILHIENIWNDEKSKQLYNSIVKFRLYKDYKYLLAKDSLEEQYLPKDIKKLYNQQNIRFIDCGAFDGDTIKNFLNENKKIDSIIAFEPDMGNYKNLISSIREIKLEHKHSRISAFPCAVYSDTAHLKFNMEGSTGSNISDFGLNIVQCVSIDQCIGDFKPTYIKMDIEGSEYEALLGAKDTIYSSKPNLAICLYHKPNDLYEIPLLINSWNLGYKFYLRMHSYSAFDLVLYAVI; encoded by the coding sequence ATGATAATAGAAAGTCTTAGTGAAGTATTTGAAGAAAATATTAAAAAAAAGGTTATAAAGAAAGATGTTATTATTTATGGTACAGGAACAATAGCAAAAGAAGTATATGAAGTTTTGATAAATAGTAAATATAATGTAAATTGTTTTATTAATATGAATCTAAATTATACTAATGAAGTTAAAGGTTTAGCTAAAATTAAAAGAGCAGACGATAATAAAATTACAAGTGAATTAAAAGAAAAAACAACAATAATAATTTCTATATTTAATTCATACGCTGATGTTCATACAATAATATCTCAATTAAAAAAGTTAGGATTTAAAAATATTATTTGTTTTACAGAATTAATAGATATTTTTGAAAATAAATTCAAGGAAAGATTTTATTTAAATAAGAAAATAGATCTATTTAAAGATAAAGAAAAAATATTACACATAGAAAATATTTGGAATGATGAAAAGAGTAAACAACTGTATAACTCTATCGTGAAATTTAGATTGTACAAAGACTATAAATATTTATTAGCAAAGGATTCATTAGAAGAACAGTATCTACCTAAAGATATAAAAAAATTATATAATCAACAAAATATACGATTTATTGATTGTGGTGCGTTTGATGGAGATACTATAAAAAATTTTTTGAATGAAAATAAAAAAATAGATTCTATTATTGCATTTGAACCAGATATGGGTAATTATAAAAATTTGATAAGTTCAATAAGAGAAATAAAACTAGAACATAAACATAGTAGAATCAGTGCATTTCCATGTGCAGTATATTCAGATACAGCACATTTAAAATTTAATATGGAAGGATCGACAGGGAGTAACATTTCTGATTTTGGATTAAATATAGTACAATGTGTTTCAATAGATCAATGTATAGGTGACTTTAAACCGACATATATAAAAATGGATATAGAAGGTTCAGAGTATGAGGCACTTTTAGGAGCTAAAGATACTATATATTCTTCAAAACCTAATTTAGCGATTTGCTTATATCATAAACCTAATGATTTATATGAAATTCCTCTATTAATAAATAGTTGGAATTTGGGATATAAATTTTATTTGAGAATGCATTCTTATAGTGCTTTTGATTTAGTTTTGTATGCGGTAATATAG
- a CDS encoding thiamine pyrophosphate-binding protein, producing the protein MIKLSDYVFKFIEEKGIKHAFMLPGGGAMHLIDSIGKSKIEYICCGHEQAVAIAAESYGQHTNDIGVALVTSGPGATNAITGVTAGWIDSTPMFIISGQAKRSDLIGSSGVRQMGSQEVHVIDMVKSITKYAVQILDPKEIKYHLEKAYYEATTGRMGPVWLDIPLDVQAAMINEEKLIGYKEQNGYKCNFNIETEVKEVVELFKYSRKPLILAGNGIKLSNAEQEFYKFIDKLQVPVQTTWKTVDLIEENHPLYAGHPGIMGDRGANFVLQSCDLLIILGSRLDTSITAFNHANFGINAKKIMVDIDEHEIDKMKIDIKVKVVSNVKDFILKLNSKTDEIVKSKILNKIDENNKWLIYCKNIREKYPVVTEKHVKQKKCVSAYYFIDELCNRLTSQDIIVPESSGGAGEITYQAFKVKKGQKIKNAAGLGSMGFGLPYAIGSCLSNGRKRTILINGDGAFQLNIQELETVKRLNLPIKIFIWNNNGYASIRAMQRNIFEGHYVASEEGSGLTIPNLRKVAEAYEIQTFMARDNEEMVKILPQVLESDGPVLCELMILPEETVSPRVKSVKLENGSMISKPLEDMWPFLSENEINESIFI; encoded by the coding sequence ATGATTAAGTTATCAGATTATGTATTTAAGTTTATAGAAGAAAAAGGTATCAAGCATGCATTTATGCTACCTGGTGGAGGCGCCATGCATTTAATAGACTCTATTGGAAAATCTAAGATAGAATATATATGTTGTGGACATGAACAAGCTGTAGCAATTGCAGCTGAAAGCTATGGGCAACATACAAATGACATAGGAGTTGCATTAGTAACTTCTGGCCCCGGGGCTACTAATGCTATTACAGGAGTTACGGCAGGATGGATAGATTCAACTCCAATGTTTATAATATCAGGGCAAGCCAAACGTTCAGATTTAATAGGTAGTAGTGGAGTTAGGCAAATGGGGTCACAGGAAGTACATGTAATTGATATGGTAAAATCAATTACAAAATATGCAGTACAAATATTGGATCCCAAAGAGATAAAATATCATTTGGAAAAAGCATATTATGAAGCTACAACTGGGAGAATGGGACCTGTATGGTTAGATATTCCTTTAGATGTTCAGGCAGCAATGATTAATGAAGAAAAACTTATAGGTTATAAAGAACAAAATGGATATAAATGTAATTTTAATATAGAAACGGAAGTAAAAGAAGTAGTAGAATTATTTAAATATTCAAGAAAGCCTTTAATTTTAGCTGGAAATGGAATTAAACTTTCTAATGCAGAGCAAGAATTTTATAAATTTATAGATAAACTGCAAGTACCAGTACAAACCACTTGGAAAACAGTAGATTTAATAGAAGAAAATCATCCATTATATGCAGGACATCCAGGTATTATGGGAGATAGGGGCGCTAACTTTGTATTGCAGAGTTGTGATTTGTTGATTATTCTTGGAAGTAGATTGGATACTAGTATTACAGCTTTTAATCATGCAAATTTTGGAATAAATGCAAAAAAAATAATGGTTGATATAGATGAACATGAAATTGATAAAATGAAGATTGATATAAAAGTTAAAGTGGTTTCAAATGTTAAAGATTTTATTTTGAAATTAAACTCAAAAACAGATGAAATAGTAAAAAGTAAAATTTTAAATAAAATAGATGAAAATAATAAATGGTTAATTTATTGCAAGAATATAAGAGAGAAATATCCTGTAGTTACAGAAAAACATGTAAAACAAAAAAAATGTGTTAGTGCTTACTATTTTATAGATGAGTTATGTAACAGACTTACTTCGCAAGATATTATAGTACCAGAAAGTTCAGGTGGAGCAGGGGAGATTACATATCAAGCTTTTAAAGTAAAGAAGGGCCAAAAAATTAAAAATGCAGCTGGGCTTGGTTCAATGGGATTTGGATTACCTTATGCTATAGGCTCTTGTTTATCTAATGGCAGAAAAAGAACTATACTTATAAATGGAGATGGAGCTTTTCAATTAAATATTCAAGAATTAGAAACAGTTAAGAGGTTAAATTTACCAATTAAAATATTTATTTGGAATAACAATGGATATGCGAGTATAAGAGCAATGCAAAGAAACATTTTTGAAGGACATTATGTAGCTAGTGAAGAAGGTAGTGGACTTACAATCCCAAACTTAAGGAAAGTTGCAGAAGCTTATGAAATACAAACTTTTATGGCTAGAGATAATGAAGAAATGGTAAAGATTTTGCCACAAGTATTAGAAAGTGATGGGCCAGTATTATGTGAACTTATGATATTGCCTGAAGAAACTGTATCACCTAGAGTAAAGTCTGTTAAGTTGGAAAATGGTAGTATGATTTCAAAGCCATTAGAGGATATGTGGCCGTTTTTAAGTGAAAATGAAATAAATGAAAGTATATTTATTTAA
- a CDS encoding SIS domain-containing protein → MIKTIIFDIDGVITDGSIIVNEAGNEQKKVNLKDIDAIFELKRRGFTIAAITGENSPIVSYFKKRFSWDYFYYGKKNKIEIIKEIEKACKIECNEICYIGDGKYDVESLKYVELGICPSDAIDKAKNAADIILQYKGGEGCLWELISILESYNNKDNSNNYFYKRLEEHTNIFKTMASDVKLIKDIMQIGDEIIELLKNKSQVFLCGNGGSAADAQHIATEFISRFYKERRALNAEALTTNTSTLTAVSNDYSYERVFVRQLEAKAKKGDMIIGISTSGKSKNIIEALRFAKEEGLITVMLMGDYKNDCLEEITDYIIKVPSKITPRIQEAHIFIGHLIAEYVEHKIFEGDSIDD, encoded by the coding sequence ATGATAAAGACTATAATTTTTGATATAGATGGTGTTATTACAGATGGTTCAATCATAGTAAATGAAGCTGGAAATGAGCAAAAAAAAGTTAACTTAAAAGATATTGATGCAATTTTTGAACTAAAAAGAAGAGGATTTACTATAGCTGCTATAACTGGAGAAAATTCGCCAATAGTTAGCTATTTTAAAAAAAGATTTTCTTGGGATTATTTTTACTATGGAAAAAAGAATAAGATTGAAATTATTAAAGAAATAGAAAAGGCTTGTAAGATAGAGTGTAATGAAATTTGTTATATAGGTGATGGTAAATATGATGTTGAATCATTAAAATATGTTGAGCTAGGTATTTGTCCATCAGATGCTATTGATAAGGCTAAAAATGCAGCTGATATAATACTTCAATATAAAGGTGGAGAAGGGTGCCTTTGGGAATTGATATCGATTTTAGAAAGTTATAATAATAAGGATAATTCAAATAATTATTTTTATAAAAGGCTGGAAGAACATACTAATATTTTTAAAACTATGGCATCTGATGTGAAACTTATAAAAGATATTATGCAAATAGGTGATGAAATTATAGAATTATTAAAAAATAAAAGTCAAGTTTTTTTGTGTGGAAATGGAGGAAGTGCAGCAGATGCTCAACATATAGCAACAGAATTTATTAGTAGATTTTATAAAGAAAGGAGAGCACTTAATGCTGAAGCGTTAACAACAAATACATCTACGTTAACAGCTGTAAGTAATGATTATAGTTATGAAAGAGTATTTGTAAGGCAATTAGAAGCTAAGGCAAAAAAAGGAGATATGATTATAGGGATATCTACTAGCGGCAAGTCTAAAAATATTATTGAAGCATTAAGATTTGCAAAAGAAGAAGGATTAATTACAGTTATGCTAATGGGAGATTATAAGAATGATTGCTTAGAGGAAATTACAGATTATATTATTAAAGTTCCATCAAAAATTACTCCAAGGATACAAGAAGCACATATATTTATTGGACATTTAATTGCAGAATATGTTGAACATAAAATTTTTGAAGGAGATAGTATAGATGATTAA
- a CDS encoding N-acetylneuraminate synthase family protein — protein MNTYIIAEIGINHNGDMNITKKLIDTAVIAGCDAVKFQKRTIDKVYTEEYLTSPRVSPWGNTQREQKEGLEFNEIQYDEINKYCEFKGIDWFASAWDIGSQKFLQKYNLKYNKVASAMLTNYELLEEIANEKKYTFISTGMSTYDEIDKAVQIFRKKNCSFELMHCNSTYPMKNEDANLLMINNLKYRYDCKVGYSGHETGTLVSISAVALGATSIERHITLDKSMYGSDQAASIEPYELYKLVKEIREIEKILGNGQKVLNEEEMKVRKKLRG, from the coding sequence ATGAATACGTATATAATAGCTGAAATAGGAATTAATCATAATGGAGATATGAATATTACCAAAAAGCTTATTGATACAGCTGTGATAGCAGGGTGTGATGCCGTAAAATTTCAAAAAAGAACCATAGATAAAGTATATACAGAAGAGTATTTAACTAGTCCTCGTGTTTCGCCTTGGGGAAATACTCAAAGAGAGCAGAAAGAAGGATTAGAATTTAATGAAATACAATACGATGAAATAAATAAATATTGTGAGTTTAAAGGAATAGATTGGTTTGCGTCTGCATGGGATATAGGTTCACAAAAATTTTTACAAAAATATAATTTGAAATACAATAAAGTTGCTTCTGCAATGCTTACTAATTATGAGTTATTAGAAGAAATTGCAAATGAAAAAAAATATACTTTTATCTCTACAGGGATGAGTACCTATGATGAAATAGATAAAGCAGTACAAATATTTAGAAAGAAAAACTGTTCATTCGAATTAATGCATTGTAATAGTACATATCCTATGAAAAATGAAGATGCTAATTTATTAATGATAAATAATTTAAAATATAGATATGATTGTAAAGTTGGATATAGTGGCCATGAAACAGGGACATTAGTTAGTATTTCAGCAGTAGCTTTAGGAGCTACATCCATAGAAAGGCATATTACATTGGATAAAAGTATGTATGGTTCTGATCAAGCGGCATCTATTGAACCATATGAACTATATAAATTGGTAAAAGAAATTAGAGAAATAGAAAAAATACTAGGTAATGGGCAAAAAGTATTAAATGAAGAAGAAATGAAAGTAAGGAAAAAGTTGAGAGGGTAG
- a CDS encoding glycosyltransferase: MQDMEQYKSKVKKNIENLINSNALEDAKKIIKEYKELVNNDVDIYSFEGVIAMLEDNMDKAEIILKRGNTICQDSFDILYNLGYLYESVNNNELAIEYYKKALINSNNGSEEYSAYNSLTNLGSKDTKADIIAQKYYEDAIKLDKMGNRSDAALYYGLTYRYSKDKELKNRICHLYDKNEALKNIFNVTANSKKRRFIILSSCGWNDIYQRMHHISRALVKLGNEVIYITPTIEANINSENVRLNALIEYSIKNRKIVDGVKIYSPILAMYDEKIIYNTYTYLIQRLLDMATEANKTIIVTYMPYQIGAISSLKGSFVHIYDCVDDHSDLDYAFWGNKKDNVWEQELMDRADAITTTAISLYLQKVSIEGRKNVYLSRNAVNEGDFIFSDENIPEDLKNIPEPRIVYTGAIYDWFDKELFYEIVKSNPDKSFIVIGFGNDKILKEKCSNLYILGPKKHNELKMYLKYCQAGIIPFKDDIDLIINCDPIKQYEYIACGLPVVTTYMPESTIDKINTFLANTKESFSEAIEKSINLKIDKNAVSNFLSENSWNTRAALLCNIADDKIRESERNNLIKNIENKLIEICTIYNSPIFDTLKAMSLNLKDSMKSEEYLAKCYNKSKHNRFIERQYLIALLQNNNINTFIDVAINSKNIKNELKEELIYHKKLNNNKLVEIILYLCIGGIKKAIILINILEDENFKNLYKLYIRFLFEEEVKNKDLKIIGVRAKCSPVFKMLQKNLNEKRVIIENSNKDPFISVIIPTRNSAQVLKYALMTCIDQNYDNYEIIVSDNSSPGNNETKKLVNELNCKKIKYFRTPEEYAMKENYEFAYEQSSGEYILLMGSDDGLLLHCLEVLSEFIKKLNRPGSITWDPVAYGWPNVGINSIKNGLFIPYPSQKNNIKFSYYDESMLNAVLNFKARYSILPMFYYNSIIKRELVEEAKKTSGKIFYASADVSTGIMFAYLQKKYIHVNMPMTIGGSSQNSVGLSYVNDINKSEYDKFRCDMDQLKKYNNITSKCNLFYMPSFVTEETAVLISFIIAKSLYLKEYKNFDVDMHQYYKVCAKHLFNDNNLETKKKYLYQSIKEYGNNEIIKWYEKNYINNKDFKGYTNYEKEPLIPSYRPNGGLVIDCSKFNASNVFEASTLYRNIVGY; the protein is encoded by the coding sequence ATGCAAGATATGGAACAATATAAGAGTAAGGTGAAAAAAAATATAGAAAATCTTATAAATAGTAATGCTTTAGAAGATGCTAAAAAGATTATAAAAGAATATAAAGAACTAGTGAATAATGATGTAGATATCTATTCCTTTGAAGGGGTTATAGCTATGTTGGAAGATAATATGGATAAGGCAGAAATAATTTTAAAGCGAGGTAATACTATATGTCAAGATAGTTTTGATATATTATATAATCTCGGCTATTTATATGAATCTGTTAATAACAATGAATTGGCCATAGAGTATTATAAGAAGGCATTAATTAATTCAAATAATGGAAGTGAAGAATATAGTGCTTACAATTCATTAACAAATTTAGGTAGCAAAGATACCAAGGCGGATATTATTGCACAAAAATATTATGAGGATGCAATTAAATTAGATAAGATGGGAAATAGAAGTGATGCAGCATTATATTATGGACTTACGTATAGATATTCAAAAGACAAAGAATTAAAAAATAGAATTTGTCATTTATATGATAAAAATGAAGCCCTAAAAAATATATTTAACGTGACTGCTAATTCTAAAAAGAGAAGATTCATAATCTTATCTTCGTGTGGTTGGAATGATATATATCAGCGTATGCACCATATATCAAGAGCTCTTGTTAAGTTAGGAAATGAAGTTATATATATTACGCCTACCATAGAAGCAAATATTAATAGTGAAAATGTAAGACTAAATGCTTTAATAGAATATTCTATTAAGAATAGAAAAATAGTGGATGGAGTAAAAATATATTCTCCTATTTTAGCTATGTATGATGAAAAGATAATATATAATACTTATACATATCTTATACAGAGGTTATTAGATATGGCTACAGAGGCTAATAAAACTATTATTGTTACTTATATGCCATATCAGATAGGTGCAATAAGTTCATTAAAAGGTAGCTTTGTACATATTTATGATTGCGTGGATGATCATTCTGATTTAGATTATGCTTTTTGGGGAAATAAAAAAGATAATGTGTGGGAACAAGAATTAATGGATAGGGCAGATGCTATAACCACAACAGCTATATCTTTATATCTGCAAAAAGTATCAATTGAGGGAAGGAAAAATGTTTATCTTTCAAGAAATGCTGTTAATGAAGGTGATTTTATATTTTCGGATGAAAATATACCTGAAGATTTGAAGAATATTCCTGAACCAAGAATAGTATATACAGGGGCTATATATGATTGGTTTGATAAAGAACTTTTTTATGAAATAGTAAAATCAAATCCAGATAAGTCTTTTATAGTTATAGGGTTTGGAAATGATAAAATTTTAAAAGAAAAATGTAGTAATCTTTATATATTAGGGCCTAAAAAGCACAATGAATTAAAGATGTATTTAAAATATTGTCAAGCAGGAATAATACCTTTTAAAGATGATATAGATTTGATTATTAATTGTGATCCAATAAAACAATATGAATATATAGCTTGCGGATTACCTGTAGTAACAACATATATGCCAGAATCAACTATAGATAAAATAAATACTTTTCTTGCGAATACAAAAGAAAGTTTTAGTGAAGCTATAGAAAAAAGTATTAATTTAAAAATTGATAAAAATGCTGTTAGCAATTTTCTGTCAGAAAATTCATGGAATACAAGAGCTGCACTATTATGTAATATAGCTGATGATAAAATAAGAGAATCAGAGAGAAATAATTTAATTAAAAATATAGAAAATAAACTAATAGAAATTTGTACTATATACAACTCACCAATTTTTGACACACTTAAAGCAATGTCTTTAAATTTAAAAGATAGTATGAAATCTGAAGAATATTTAGCTAAATGTTACAACAAATCTAAACATAATAGATTTATTGAAAGACAATATCTTATAGCATTACTTCAAAATAATAATATTAATACATTCATAGATGTAGCAATAAATTCAAAAAATATAAAAAATGAATTAAAAGAAGAATTAATTTATCATAAAAAGTTAAATAATAATAAGCTTGTTGAAATAATTTTATATCTATGTATAGGAGGCATAAAGAAAGCTATAATACTTATAAATATATTAGAAGATGAAAACTTTAAAAACTTATATAAATTATATATAAGATTTTTATTCGAAGAAGAAGTTAAAAATAAAGATTTAAAAATTATAGGAGTTAGAGCTAAGTGTAGCCCCGTTTTTAAAATGTTGCAGAAAAATTTAAATGAAAAAAGAGTTATAATTGAAAATTCAAATAAAGATCCATTTATTAGTGTTATAATTCCAACTAGAAATTCAGCTCAAGTATTAAAATATGCACTAATGACTTGTATTGATCAGAATTATGATAATTATGAGATTATAGTAAGTGATAATAGTTCACCTGGAAATAATGAAACAAAAAAATTAGTTAATGAATTAAATTGCAAAAAAATAAAATATTTTAGAACTCCAGAAGAGTATGCAATGAAAGAAAATTATGAATTTGCATATGAGCAATCAAGTGGAGAGTATATACTTTTAATGGGATCTGATGATGGTTTATTATTGCATTGCTTAGAAGTATTATCAGAATTTATAAAAAAGCTTAATAGACCTGGATCTATAACCTGGGATCCTGTAGCATACGGGTGGCCAAATGTCGGAATAAATAGCATTAAGAATGGTTTGTTTATTCCATATCCTAGTCAAAAAAATAATATAAAATTTAGTTACTACGATGAATCAATGTTAAATGCAGTATTAAATTTTAAAGCAAGATATAGTATATTACCAATGTTTTATTATAATTCAATAATTAAAAGAGAATTGGTTGAAGAGGCAAAGAAAACTTCAGGAAAAATTTTTTATGCTTCAGCAGATGTAAGTACAGGAATTATGTTTGCTTATTTGCAAAAAAAATATATTCATGTTAATATGCCTATGACTATTGGTGGATCATCCCAAAATAGTGTAGGTTTATCATATGTAAATGATATTAATAAAAGTGAGTATGATAAGTTTAGATGTGATATGGATCAATTAAAAAAATATAATAATATTACCTCAAAATGTAATTTGTTTTATATGCCAAGCTTTGTAACTGAAGAAACTGCCGTATTAATATCGTTTATAATAGCAAAATCGTTGTATTTAAAAGAGTACAAAAATTTTGATGTTGATATGCATCAATACTATAAAGTTTGTGCAAAACATTTATTCAATGATAATAATCTAGAAACAAAGAAGAAATATTTATATCAGTCAATTAAGGAATATGGAAATAATGAAATTATAAAGTGGTATGAAAAAAACTATATTAACAATAAAGATTTTAAAGGATATACAAATTATGAAAAAGAACCATTAATACCATCATATAGGCCAAATGGAGGATTGGTTATTGATTGTTCTAAGTTTAATGCGAGTAATGTTTTTGAAGCATCAACTTTATATAGAAATATTGTTGGATACTAA
- a CDS encoding glycosyltransferase family 2 protein, with the protein MKLSIAMIVKNEEKNLERTLIPLKKLQDYIDAEIIIVDTGSTDNSVDIAKKYTDKIYFHKWNSDFGSMRNLSIRYCTGDWILIVDADEELYDIEELANLINSKILKKYYSAFIKIVDFSQSIQNSVSSGAISPLLRLFKKNTVKYEGIIHEQPICSEPTLDSQIRFIHYGYDNNNYELMEHKFQRNIKLLFKELDEKPNSIYVYFQIATSYLMHKDLQKALKYIEIAYKKASKKGLCNYIYVIDKYCLILYTLKSYDTLIYKAKEGIKYCDKFIDFYFYLGEAYNNLNQYDKAIQPYEMYLDLYKNRNKNDILAEFSISIFTIEYKNAVIYHLGLCYYQNKFYEKALSLILTIDDNNFMHDKITIICKIIEDGGLWNKFYILNNFIDIHNYDEILIFLHNNVFMENLIMINSQEIDGFLKEMLDIVIYFKNNGNINYKHLEKIKRIISRNKKLYSIYVYYVLKFDINEFDFFINYGKKELKNILSKLIFTYYDFGSYLENKLNNFKEYNTISVIKHNIIMEALLNSRKLQIDKRRILFLDFLADKFYSIVKLYKFEYICDNKWILPPKERFIIELKEAISYKYIDSIRYIKKIKDILNIDKSYVDYIKLLIEENEEFISNNKIKAFMPELVKNIEELINTKKYQEAYNNIEEALSLVKFDFDLMVLKYKLLVNFNYEKEAMQCLREIILYGDIERVTKLINNL; encoded by the coding sequence ATGAAACTTAGCATTGCTATGATAGTTAAAAATGAGGAGAAAAATTTAGAAAGAACATTGATACCTTTAAAAAAACTACAGGATTATATAGATGCAGAAATAATTATTGTAGATACAGGTTCTACAGATAATTCTGTAGACATAGCTAAAAAGTATACAGATAAAATATATTTTCATAAATGGAACAGTGATTTTGGGTCTATGAGAAATCTATCTATAAGATATTGTACAGGAGATTGGATACTTATAGTTGATGCAGATGAAGAATTATATGATATAGAAGAACTTGCAAATTTAATTAATAGTAAAATTTTAAAAAAGTATTATTCAGCATTTATAAAAATAGTTGACTTTAGTCAAAGTATACAAAATTCAGTAAGTAGTGGTGCTATATCTCCATTATTAAGATTGTTTAAGAAAAATACTGTAAAATATGAAGGTATAATTCATGAACAACCTATATGCAGTGAACCTACGTTAGACTCTCAAATAAGATTTATTCACTATGGCTATGATAATAATAATTATGAGTTGATGGAACATAAATTTCAAAGAAATATAAAGTTATTGTTTAAAGAATTAGATGAAAAGCCTAATAGCATATATGTATATTTTCAAATTGCAACTTCTTATCTTATGCATAAAGATTTACAAAAGGCGTTGAAATATATTGAGATTGCTTATAAAAAAGCTAGTAAAAAAGGGTTATGTAATTATATTTATGTTATTGACAAATATTGTCTTATTTTATATACATTAAAAAGTTATGATACTTTAATATATAAAGCTAAAGAGGGAATAAAGTATTGTGATAAATTTATTGATTTTTATTTTTATTTAGGTGAAGCCTATAACAATTTAAATCAATATGATAAAGCTATACAACCATATGAGATGTATCTTGATTTATATAAAAATCGTAATAAAAATGATATATTAGCTGAATTTTCTATAAGTATTTTTACAATAGAATATAAAAATGCAGTAATATATCATTTAGGACTATGTTATTATCAAAATAAATTTTACGAAAAAGCTTTAAGCCTAATATTAACTATTGATGATAATAATTTTATGCATGATAAAATAACAATTATATGCAAGATAATTGAAGATGGTGGTTTATGGAATAAATTTTATATATTAAATAATTTTATAGATATACATAATTATGATGAAATATTAATATTTTTACATAATAATGTTTTTATGGAAAATTTAATAATGATTAACTCTCAAGAAATAGATGGATTTCTAAAAGAAATGCTAGATATAGTTATATACTTTAAAAATAATGGAAATATCAATTATAAACATTTAGAAAAAATAAAAAGAATAATTTCTAGAAACAAAAAACTTTATAGTATTTATGTGTATTATGTTTTAAAATTTGATATAAATGAATTTGATTTTTTTATTAATTATGGTAAGAAAGAATTAAAAAATATATTATCTAAGTTAATTTTTACTTATTATGATTTTGGAAGTTATTTAGAAAATAAATTAAATAATTTTAAAGAATATAATACTATAAGTGTAATTAAACACAACATTATAATGGAAGCTTTATTAAATAGTAGAAAGCTACAAATAGATAAACGTAGAATACTTTTTTTAGATTTTTTAGCAGATAAGTTTTATTCTATAGTGAAGCTTTATAAATTTGAATATATATGTGATAACAAATGGATATTACCTCCAAAAGAAAGATTTATTATAGAATTAAAAGAAGCTATAAGTTATAAGTATATAGATTCTATAAGATATATAAAAAAAATAAAAGATATATTAAATATAGATAAATCATATGTTGATTATATTAAATTATTAATTGAGGAGAATGAGGAATTTATAAGTAATAATAAAATAAAGGCTTTTATGCCAGAACTCGTAAAAAATATAGAAGAGCTTATAAATACTAAAAAATATCAAGAAGCTTATAATAACATTGAAGAAGCTTTATCATTAGTGAAATTTGATTTTGATTTAATGGTGTTAAAGTATAAATTGCTTGTAAATTTCAATTACGAAAAAGAAGCAATGCAATGCTTAAGAGAGATAATACTTTATGGAGATATTGAAAGAGTAACGAAATTAATAAATAATTTATAA